One part of the Sphingobacterium sp. LZ7M1 genome encodes these proteins:
- the kdpA gene encoding potassium-transporting ATPase subunit KdpA gives MNTEIWGVVLMFIATIILAIPLGKYIANVFSDKPSFLDKVFGPVEKGIMRLSGVDFKKEMTWKEHLVALLTINLVWFVVGMLVLMFQAYLPLNPDGNPNMSSDLAFNTVISFLVNCNLQHYSGETGLSYLSQTGLMFLQFVSAGIGISAAIVLFKAFKDKGSKLLGNFYDIFLKSCTRILLPISFVVALILVFQGTPMTYEGKESMVNLQGDTVEVSRGPVAAFVAIKHVGTNGGGFFGANSNHPLENPSYISNIVEMIGQFVIPVAMVFALGFFINRKKLSWMIFGVMTIGFLCLAIPNVLMEAQGSPAIERLGVTQDLGAMEGKEIRFGAAASGFWSIVTTVISTGSINSMHDSSMPLSGMNEMLAMMINAFYGGNGVGILNFFVFIILGVFISGLMVGRTPEFLGKKVEAREMKIAMIVALIHPFLILIGTAIAAAYPSIGASTTNDPGFHGFSEMLYEFTSASANNGSGFEGLGDNTLWWNISTGIVLLFGRFIPIVGPIAIAGILSEKRYIPEGAGTLKTDTASFGFMVFAVIVIVAALAFFPALTLGPIAEYFSIK, from the coding sequence ATTAACACAGAAATATGGGGCGTTGTCTTAATGTTTATAGCAACTATCATCCTTGCTATACCCCTTGGTAAATATATCGCCAATGTTTTTTCCGATAAACCTAGTTTCTTGGATAAAGTTTTTGGTCCGGTCGAAAAAGGGATTATGCGACTTTCAGGTGTTGACTTTAAGAAGGAAATGACCTGGAAGGAACATTTAGTCGCTCTATTGACCATCAACTTAGTCTGGTTTGTTGTAGGGATGTTGGTCTTGATGTTTCAAGCTTATCTCCCTTTAAATCCTGATGGTAATCCGAATATGTCGTCAGACTTAGCATTTAATACCGTCATTTCCTTTTTGGTAAACTGTAATCTTCAGCATTATTCAGGGGAAACGGGTTTAAGCTATTTATCCCAAACTGGATTGATGTTCCTTCAGTTCGTGAGTGCAGGTATTGGGATTTCGGCTGCAATTGTACTGTTCAAGGCCTTTAAGGATAAGGGCAGTAAGCTGCTTGGTAATTTCTACGATATTTTCTTGAAATCATGTACTCGAATCCTATTGCCGATTTCATTTGTGGTAGCCTTGATCCTTGTTTTCCAAGGAACACCAATGACCTATGAAGGCAAGGAGAGCATGGTAAACCTTCAGGGTGATACCGTGGAAGTGTCAAGAGGACCAGTGGCTGCATTTGTTGCCATAAAACATGTGGGTACGAATGGGGGAGGTTTTTTCGGTGCGAATTCAAATCATCCCCTTGAGAACCCTAGCTATATTTCAAACATTGTCGAAATGATAGGGCAATTTGTGATTCCAGTGGCCATGGTATTTGCACTTGGCTTCTTCATAAATCGGAAAAAGCTTTCATGGATGATATTTGGAGTGATGACCATAGGTTTCTTATGCCTGGCTATTCCAAACGTCTTGATGGAAGCACAGGGAAGTCCTGCCATCGAACGATTGGGTGTGACGCAGGATTTGGGGGCCATGGAAGGAAAGGAAATCCGGTTTGGTGCGGCGGCATCAGGTTTCTGGTCGATTGTAACTACGGTAATTTCTACCGGTTCGATAAACTCCATGCATGACAGCAGTATGCCGCTTTCGGGAATGAATGAAATGTTGGCCATGATGATCAATGCCTTTTATGGCGGAAATGGCGTAGGGATCCTCAATTTCTTTGTATTCATTATCCTAGGGGTATTTATTTCTGGATTGATGGTAGGACGTACGCCAGAGTTCTTGGGTAAAAAGGTAGAGGCAAGGGAGATGAAAATTGCCATGATTGTAGCCTTGATCCATCCATTCCTGATTTTGATTGGGACCGCAATTGCTGCTGCCTATCCTAGTATTGGAGCAAGTACGACCAATGATCCTGGATTCCATGGTTTTTCTGAAATGCTCTATGAATTCACATCCGCTTCAGCGAACAACGGTAGTGGTTTTGAGGGATTAGGTGATAATACTTTATGGTGGAATATCAGTACCGGTATAGTGCTCTTGTTTGGTAGGTTCATTCCAATCGTTGGTCCAATTGCCATAGCAGGAATATTATCTGAAAAAAGATATATCCCAGAAGGTGCCGGAACCCTTAAAACCGATACAGCAAGTTTTGGATTTATGGTATTTGCCGTGATCGTGATTGTTGCTGCATTGGCGTTTTTCCCTGCTTTGACCCTAGGGCCAATTGCAGAGTATTTTTCTATTAAATAA
- the kdpB gene encoding potassium-transporting ATPase subunit KdpB, with protein MKSNNPFFDTELLKVAFKQAFIKLNPKEMLRNPVMFTVEVCTVVMLVVCIAILLGDQSQGSFGYNFIVFLILLITLLFANFAESLAEARGKAQADSLRKTREETPAKLKDGRIIPSSQLQKGDVFVCTAGDIIASDGEIIEGLATIDESAITGESAPVIREAGGDRSSVTGGTKVLSDEIVVLVTATAGESFLDKMIALVEGAKRQKTPNEIALTILLAGFTLVFILVCVTLKPFADYSNVPISIAAFISLFVCLIPTTIGGLLSAIGIAGMDRALRANVLTKSGRAVETAGDVDVLLLDKTGTITIGNRKATKFHPAIGVDSAELIRAATLSSMSDETPEGKSIVELAGLDLAPFRLQESKFIKFTAETRCSGLDIANQRIRKGATDAIKKLVESAGNNFPEDVIKTVESISGNGGTPLVVSENEKALGVVELQDIIKPGISERFERLRKMGIKTVMVTGDNPLTAEYIAKKAGVDDFIAEAKPEDKMNYIRREQGEGKLVAMMGDGTNDAPALAQADVGVAMNSGTQAAKEAGNMVDLDNDPTKLIEVVEIGKQLLMTRGTLTTFSIANDVAKYFAIIPALFVAMIPALAPLNIMKLSSPESAILSAIIFNAILIPMLIPLALKGVAYKPIGASALLRRNILIYGFGGLIVPFIGIKLIDLLLTVFI; from the coding sequence ATGAAATCAAATAATCCATTCTTTGATACCGAGTTATTAAAAGTTGCTTTTAAACAGGCATTTATTAAGCTCAATCCTAAAGAAATGCTTCGTAACCCAGTCATGTTTACTGTTGAGGTGTGTACTGTGGTGATGTTAGTGGTATGTATTGCCATATTATTGGGAGATCAGTCGCAAGGTTCCTTCGGATATAACTTTATTGTCTTCCTTATCTTATTGATCACTTTATTGTTTGCGAATTTCGCTGAGTCCTTGGCAGAGGCTAGGGGAAAAGCTCAAGCTGATAGTTTGAGGAAAACGAGGGAGGAAACGCCAGCTAAATTGAAAGATGGCAGGATCATTCCATCTTCGCAATTGCAAAAAGGAGATGTGTTTGTCTGTACGGCGGGCGATATTATCGCCAGCGATGGGGAGATCATTGAAGGCCTTGCGACCATTGATGAGAGTGCTATTACAGGGGAATCAGCACCTGTCATTAGAGAGGCTGGGGGTGACCGTAGTTCCGTGACAGGTGGGACAAAAGTGTTATCTGATGAAATCGTTGTATTGGTTACCGCTACTGCGGGGGAGTCTTTTCTGGATAAGATGATTGCCTTAGTTGAAGGTGCCAAAAGACAGAAGACACCAAATGAGATTGCCTTAACCATTTTACTTGCTGGTTTTACCCTGGTTTTTATCCTGGTCTGTGTGACCCTGAAACCCTTTGCAGATTATTCTAATGTGCCTATTAGCATTGCAGCCTTCATATCGCTATTTGTCTGCCTTATTCCAACTACGATTGGCGGCTTGCTATCTGCAATCGGTATTGCTGGGATGGACCGTGCCCTAAGGGCGAACGTATTGACGAAGTCTGGTAGAGCCGTTGAAACAGCTGGCGACGTGGATGTATTGCTATTGGATAAGACCGGAACCATTACCATTGGTAATAGAAAGGCTACGAAGTTTCATCCTGCAATAGGTGTTGATTCGGCGGAATTAATCCGTGCAGCGACATTGAGTTCCATGAGCGATGAGACTCCTGAGGGGAAGTCTATAGTCGAATTAGCAGGTCTAGATTTGGCGCCCTTTAGATTGCAGGAATCCAAATTTATCAAATTCACTGCAGAGACAAGGTGTTCAGGGCTGGATATCGCCAATCAGCGGATCCGAAAAGGTGCCACTGATGCCATTAAAAAACTGGTTGAATCTGCAGGCAATAATTTTCCGGAGGATGTCATAAAAACGGTGGAAAGCATTTCCGGGAATGGTGGGACGCCATTGGTTGTCTCTGAAAATGAAAAAGCCTTGGGGGTCGTTGAATTACAGGATATCATCAAACCAGGTATTTCAGAACGTTTTGAGCGTTTGAGGAAGATGGGAATCAAAACGGTTATGGTGACTGGTGATAACCCTTTGACCGCAGAATATATCGCTAAAAAGGCTGGGGTAGATGATTTTATTGCTGAAGCGAAGCCTGAAGATAAGATGAACTACATCCGTAGGGAGCAAGGTGAAGGTAAGTTGGTGGCCATGATGGGGGATGGAACCAATGATGCGCCAGCATTAGCGCAAGCCGATGTGGGTGTTGCGATGAACAGCGGTACTCAAGCGGCCAAGGAAGCTGGTAATATGGTGGATCTGGACAATGACCCAACCAAACTAATTGAGGTCGTAGAAATCGGTAAACAGCTATTGATGACCAGAGGAACATTGACCACTTTCAGTATAGCTAATGATGTTGCTAAGTACTTTGCCATCATTCCAGCTCTGTTTGTTGCCATGATCCCTGCATTGGCTCCACTAAATATCATGAAGTTGAGCAGCCCTGAATCAGCAATCCTTTCAGCTATTATTTTCAATGCTATCCTGATTCCTATGTTGATTCCTTTGGCCTTGAAAGGTGTGGCCTATAAACCTATCGGTGCATCCGCTTTATTGCGTAGAAATATTTTGATCTACGGTTTTGGAGGATTGATTGTGCCATTCATTGGTATCAAATTGATCGATCTATTATTAACAGTATTTATTTAA
- a CDS encoding K(+)-transporting ATPase subunit C, translating into MKTHILPAIKMSILTFILLAILYPFVVWAIAQLSPNQGKGFLVEGNGKSYYKNIGQQFTEDQYFWSRPSAVDYNAAGSGGSNKAGSNPEYIQEVEGRIEHFLAHNPDMNKKQIPTEIVTASGSGLDPHLSVNALEIQVPRIAKLRGLEEPALMELIQEKTEKPLWGMFGPEKVNVLALNLALDEMANKKGVQDAQ; encoded by the coding sequence ATGAAAACACATATTTTACCGGCAATTAAGATGAGTATCTTAACTTTTATTTTACTTGCTATACTATATCCATTTGTTGTGTGGGCAATCGCTCAATTGAGTCCTAATCAAGGAAAAGGCTTTCTTGTAGAAGGAAATGGAAAATCATATTATAAAAATATCGGACAGCAGTTTACAGAAGATCAATACTTCTGGTCTAGACCATCAGCTGTAGATTATAATGCTGCAGGATCTGGTGGCAGTAACAAAGCAGGTTCTAACCCAGAATATATACAGGAAGTGGAGGGCAGGATCGAACATTTTTTGGCACATAACCCGGATATGAACAAAAAACAGATTCCAACCGAAATCGTTACAGCAAGCGGAAGCGGTCTTGACCCCCATCTTTCTGTTAATGCTTTGGAAATTCAGGTTCCTCGGATTGCTAAGTTAAGAGGTTTGGAAGAACCTGCATTAATGGAACTGATCCAGGAAAAGACTGAGAAGCCATTATGGGGTATGTTTGGTCCCGAGAAAGTGAATGTATTGGCGCTAAACTTAGCATTAGACGAAATGGCCAATAAGAAAGGAGTTCAAGATGCTCAATAA
- a CDS encoding porin → MLNKFLCSAAGFLSISLVEAQEISDSLKSNLTISGYIESYYTYDINKPEDHKRPSFIYSHNRSNEFSVNLAMLKAAYNGERVRSNLAIAVGSYVNANYAGEEGVWKNVYEANVGFKLLENHELWIDAGVLPSHIGGESAIGLDNISLSRSLAAENSPYFETGARLSYTTKDSKLYLAAVALNGWQRIQLPNTSKNMSFGHQIQYKPVESVVLNSSSYIGDEGSDSLRFFHDLYVQVAVNEKMNILANWDYGMQKQPLLSKNYHWWNAGIQANYAIGPKVKMNARLEYFNDKDGVVFGRYGEVGTNILGYSAGFDVDLYKGLIWRTEVRNLNSSEKVFVNNQSELKSNSTTISTALGWRF, encoded by the coding sequence ATGCTCAATAAATTTCTTTGCTCTGCTGCTGGCTTTTTAAGTATTAGTCTTGTTGAGGCACAGGAAATCTCCGATTCATTGAAATCGAACCTGACAATCTCCGGTTATATCGAATCGTATTATACCTATGATATCAATAAACCTGAGGACCACAAAAGGCCGTCATTTATTTATAGCCATAACCGTAGCAATGAGTTTTCTGTTAATCTGGCGATGCTCAAAGCAGCGTATAATGGGGAAAGGGTTAGAAGTAACTTGGCTATTGCTGTTGGGAGTTATGTGAATGCTAATTATGCTGGAGAAGAGGGGGTTTGGAAAAATGTGTATGAGGCCAATGTAGGTTTTAAACTTTTAGAGAACCATGAACTCTGGATCGATGCAGGTGTTTTGCCTTCTCATATAGGAGGGGAAAGTGCGATAGGTCTGGATAATATTAGCTTGAGCAGGAGCCTAGCAGCGGAGAATTCTCCTTATTTTGAAACAGGAGCAAGACTTTCCTATACCACGAAGGATTCCAAACTATATTTAGCTGCCGTTGCATTAAATGGCTGGCAAAGAATACAGTTGCCAAATACAAGTAAAAATATGTCCTTCGGGCATCAGATCCAGTATAAGCCAGTTGAATCTGTTGTTTTGAACAGTAGCTCGTATATAGGTGATGAAGGCTCAGACAGCTTAAGGTTTTTTCATGATTTATATGTTCAAGTTGCGGTAAACGAAAAGATGAATATCTTAGCAAACTGGGATTACGGGATGCAGAAGCAACCGCTCCTTTCAAAAAATTACCATTGGTGGAATGCAGGAATCCAAGCAAATTATGCCATTGGTCCTAAAGTTAAAATGAATGCACGATTGGAGTATTTTAATGATAAGGATGGGGTAGTGTTCGGAAGGTATGGAGAGGTAGGGACAAACATTCTTGGCTATTCTGCAGGATTTGATGTAGACTTGTATAAAGGATTGATCTGGAGAACCGAAGTCAGGAATTTGAATTCCTCTGAAAAAGTGTTTGTGAACAACCAATCTGA